The Alosa sapidissima isolate fAloSap1 chromosome 8, fAloSap1.pri, whole genome shotgun sequence genome contains a region encoding:
- the snrpd3 gene encoding small nuclear ribonucleoprotein Sm D3 has protein sequence MSIGVPIKVLHEAEGHIVTCETNTGEVYRGKLIEAEDNMNCQMANITVTYRDGRVSQLEQVYIRGSKIHFLILPDMLKNAPMLKSMKNKNQASGAGRGKAAILKAQVAARGRGRGGMGRGNIFQKRR, from the exons ATGTCCATCGGTGTGCCAATTAAAGTGCTTCACGAGGCCGAGGGCCACATAGTCACGTGTGAAACGAACACGGGAGAGGTGTACCGAGGGAAGCTGATTGAAGCAGAGGATAACATGAACTGCCAG ATGGCAAACATCACAGTGACGTACAGGGATGGACGAGTGTCTCAGCTTGAGCAGGTCTACATTAGAGGCAGCAAGATCCACTTCCTTATTCTGCCTGACATGCTGAAGAATGCGCCCATGCTGAAAAGTATGAAGAATAAGAACCAGGCATCTGGCGCAGGAAGGGGCAAAGCGGCCATTCTCAAAGCACAAG TCGCAGCCAGAGGCCGGGGAAGAGGTGGAATGGGAAGAGGGAATATTTTCCAGAAAAGACGATAA
- the p2rx4b gene encoding P2X purinoceptor 4b isoform X2, with the protein MAARCWSSFLHCFFDYETPKTIVIYNKGVGSIFRFIQFLIIAYVIGYVCLVQKGYQETEAVISSATTKVKGYAATNTSALGLHVWDVTEYVIPPQGDDSFFVLTNIIPTPGQIQQACPEVPHPSSICESDDDCSEGRSPLQGNGVQTGRCVNYSASVKTCQVLAWCPHEDDSNLPKPALLLKAENFTVMIKNSVRYPKFGFSKKNILANVSKGYLKTCRYHSTTDPHCPIFRLGDMVHEAGADFPTMAEKGGVMAILIDWSCDLDWPEKDCVPKYSFVRMDKSTHNTAPGFNFRFAKYSNNGSIQSRTLIKGFGIRFDVIVFGTAGKFSVLLTVVNLGAALSFLSLVGAVCDWVLVTCTAKKDFYTKHKTSYLTEEGTGEVISFGKSYGTS; encoded by the exons ATGGCAGCACGCTGTTGGAGCAGCTTTCTCCACTGCTTTTTTGACTATGAAACACCCAAAACTATTGTTATCTACAACAAGGGAGTAGGGTCAATCTTCAGATTTATCCAGTTTCTGATCATTGCTTATGTAATTGG GTATGTGTGTCTGGTGCAGAAAGGTTACCAGGAAACGGAGGCGGTCATCAGCTCTGCGACCACTAAAGTGAAGGGCTACGCGGCCACCAACACCTCTGCCCTGGGCCTCCACGTCTGGGATGTGACCGAGTACGTCATCCCTCCTCAG GGGGATGATTCTTTCTTTGTGCTCACCAACATCATTCCTACTCCAGGCCAAATTCAACAGGCTTGTCCTGAG GTTCCACACCCCTCATCTATCTGTGAGTCTGATGACGACTGCTCTGAAGGTCGCAGTCCTCTCCAAGGCAATG GCGTTCAGACTGGCCGGTGTGTGAACTACTCCGCCTCGGTGAAGACATGCCAGGTGCTCGCCTGGTGCCCCCACGAGGACGACTCTAACTTGCCAAA aCCTGCATTGCTGTTGAAAGCGGAGAATTTCACAGTGATGATTAAGAACAGCGTGCGTTACCCCAAATTTGGGTTCAGCAA GAAAAACATCTTGGCCAACGTCAGCAAAGGCTACCTCAAGACCTGCAGATACCACAGCACCACGGACCCTCACTGCCCCATCTTCAGGCTGGGGGATATGGTCCACGAGGCAGGTGCAGACTTCCCCACCATGGCAGAAAAA GGTGGCGTCATGGCCATTCTAATTGACTGGAGCTGTGACCTGGACTGGCCAGAGAAAGATTGTGTTCCCAAATACAGCTTCGTCAGGATGGACAAAAGCACCCACAACACAGCCCCTGGCTTCAACTTCAG ATTTGCAAAATACTCCAACAATGGAAGCATACAGTCCAGAACATTAATCAAAGGATTTGGAATACGTTTTGATGTGATTGTCTTTGGCACG GCTGGCAAATTCAGTGTCCTGCTGACAGTTGTGAATCTCGGTGCAGCCTTGTCTTTCCTCAGTCTG GTGGGTGCTGTCTGCGATTGGGTCCTGGTAACATGCACAGCCAAGAAGGACTTCTACACCAAGCACAAAACTAGTTATCTCACTGAGGAAGGAACCGGGGAAGTG ATTTCCTTTGGGAAGAGCTACGGGACTTCTTGA
- the p2rx4b gene encoding P2X purinoceptor 4b isoform X1, which yields MAARCWSSFLHCFFDYETPKTIVIYNKGVGSIFRFIQFLIIAYVIGYVCLVQKGYQETEAVISSATTKVKGYAATNTSALGLHVWDVTEYVIPPQGDDSFFVLTNIIPTPGQIQQACPEVPHPSSICESDDDCSEGRSPLQGNGVQTGRCVNYSASVKTCQVLAWCPHEDDSNLPKPALLLKAENFTVMIKNSVRYPKFGFSNFPSLRKNILANVSKGYLKTCRYHSTTDPHCPIFRLGDMVHEAGADFPTMAEKGGVMAILIDWSCDLDWPEKDCVPKYSFVRMDKSTHNTAPGFNFRFAKYSNNGSIQSRTLIKGFGIRFDVIVFGTAGKFSVLLTVVNLGAALSFLSLVGAVCDWVLVTCTAKKDFYTKHKTSYLTEEGTGEVISFGKSYGTS from the exons ATGGCAGCACGCTGTTGGAGCAGCTTTCTCCACTGCTTTTTTGACTATGAAACACCCAAAACTATTGTTATCTACAACAAGGGAGTAGGGTCAATCTTCAGATTTATCCAGTTTCTGATCATTGCTTATGTAATTGG GTATGTGTGTCTGGTGCAGAAAGGTTACCAGGAAACGGAGGCGGTCATCAGCTCTGCGACCACTAAAGTGAAGGGCTACGCGGCCACCAACACCTCTGCCCTGGGCCTCCACGTCTGGGATGTGACCGAGTACGTCATCCCTCCTCAG GGGGATGATTCTTTCTTTGTGCTCACCAACATCATTCCTACTCCAGGCCAAATTCAACAGGCTTGTCCTGAG GTTCCACACCCCTCATCTATCTGTGAGTCTGATGACGACTGCTCTGAAGGTCGCAGTCCTCTCCAAGGCAATG GCGTTCAGACTGGCCGGTGTGTGAACTACTCCGCCTCGGTGAAGACATGCCAGGTGCTCGCCTGGTGCCCCCACGAGGACGACTCTAACTTGCCAAA aCCTGCATTGCTGTTGAAAGCGGAGAATTTCACAGTGATGATTAAGAACAGCGTGCGTTACCCCAAATTTGGGTTCAGCAA TTTTCCTTCACTCAGGAAAAACATCTTGGCCAACGTCAGCAAAGGCTACCTCAAGACCTGCAGATACCACAGCACCACGGACCCTCACTGCCCCATCTTCAGGCTGGGGGATATGGTCCACGAGGCAGGTGCAGACTTCCCCACCATGGCAGAAAAA GGTGGCGTCATGGCCATTCTAATTGACTGGAGCTGTGACCTGGACTGGCCAGAGAAAGATTGTGTTCCCAAATACAGCTTCGTCAGGATGGACAAAAGCACCCACAACACAGCCCCTGGCTTCAACTTCAG ATTTGCAAAATACTCCAACAATGGAAGCATACAGTCCAGAACATTAATCAAAGGATTTGGAATACGTTTTGATGTGATTGTCTTTGGCACG GCTGGCAAATTCAGTGTCCTGCTGACAGTTGTGAATCTCGGTGCAGCCTTGTCTTTCCTCAGTCTG GTGGGTGCTGTCTGCGATTGGGTCCTGGTAACATGCACAGCCAAGAAGGACTTCTACACCAAGCACAAAACTAGTTATCTCACTGAGGAAGGAACCGGGGAAGTG ATTTCCTTTGGGAAGAGCTACGGGACTTCTTGA